Proteins from one Mugil cephalus isolate CIBA_MC_2020 chromosome 15, CIBA_Mcephalus_1.1, whole genome shotgun sequence genomic window:
- the LOC125021311 gene encoding gap junction delta-2 protein has product MGDWSILGRFLTEVQNHSTVIGKIWLTMLLIFRILLVALVGDAVYSDEQSKFTCNTLQPGCNNVCYDTFAPVSHLRFWVFQIVLVSTPSIFYIIYVLQKITKNENLEAKKVEVIPRSSSLPDVGADKEAALVAGGHYDTTYNNETWSSHEDEFEEKSQLEEQTNEVGKDPTQLSSQVLLIYIIHVLLRSIMEIIFLIGQYYLFGFEVPHLFRCETYPCPNRTDCFVSRATEKTIFLNFMFSVSLGCFILNIVELHYLGWIYIFRVLFSACCTCCEPDRDQIHQVELYSDSNPLLLELKHSLSGRVVLQTTSMVSLDRSGGMPNQAISFETDSTLECTSKRNSDDKDRTKARLHNIAKIGRGKKSWL; this is encoded by the coding sequence ATGGGGGACTGGTCCATTCTTGGCCGCTTCCTAACAGAAGTGCAGAACCACTCCACAGTCATTGGAAAGATATGGCTGACGATGCTGCTCATCTTCCGCATCTTGCTAGTGGCCCTGGTGGGGGACGCTGTCTACAGCGATGAGCAGTCCAAGTTCACCTGCAACACCCTACAGCCCGGGTGCAACAACGTCTGCTATGACACGTTTGCTCCAGTCTCACACTTGCGCTTTTGGGTCTTTCAGATCGTTCTCGTCTCCACACCTTCCATTTTCTACATCATCTATGTCTTGCAAAAAATCACCAAGAACGAAAACTTAGAGGCCAAGAAGGTAGAAGTGATACCCAGGTCATCGTCTTTGCCTGATGTAGGAGCAGATAAAGAGGCAGCGCTGGTAGCCGGCGGTCATTACGACACCACCTATAACAATGAGACTTGGAGCTCACATGAAGACGAGTTTGAGGAGAAGAGTCAGCTGGAAGAGCAAACGAATGAGGTAGGGAAGGATCCAACCCAACTCTCCAGTCAAGTACTCCTCATCTACATCATACACGTTCTGCTGCGCTCCATCATGGAGATAATCTTCCTCATTGGACAGTATTACCTGTTTGGATTTGAAGTCCCCCACCTGTTTCGCTGTGAGACCTACCCCTGTCCAAACAGAACCGACTGCTTTGTGTCTCGAGCGACGGAGAAGACCATCTTTCTTAACTTCATGTTCAGCGTCAGTCTCGGCTGCTTCATCTTGAACATTGTGGAGCTGCATTACCTGGGTTGGATTTACATATTCAGAGTGCTGTTCTCTGCATGCTGTACGTGCTGTGAGCCAGATAGAGACCAGATTCATCAGGTGGAATTGTATTCTGACAGCAACCCGCTGTTGCTCGAGCTCAAACACTCTCTAAGTGGAAGAGTTGTCCTGCAGACCACCTCTATGGTGTCCCTGGACAGGAGTGGAGGCATGCCAAACCAGGCCATCTCCTTTGAGACAGACTCTACGCTGGAGTGCACTTCAAAGAGGAATTCAGACGACAAAGATCGCACCAAAGCTAGACTGCATAATATTGCCAAAataggaagaggaaaaaaatcttgGCTTTGA
- the vezf1a gene encoding vascular endothelial zinc finger 1 has protein sequence MEPSWSTFLFQQANEALHHQHQVAQNSLLPLLNAGSEQIDQKPVLPIQIDHKPPTSAADLLKDNVASGGGPRPPVPVIKKEHKGKTPFVCGYCNKAFRDSYHLRRHESSHTGIKMVSRPKKTAQTAPTMVPMIGTMPRENNGNSSYISTVAGLLSTATTSVSSGTSIMTSSVMGNMPQQNVPKKPAKPVKKNHGCEMCGKAFRDVYHLNRHKLSHSDEKPFECPICQQRFKRKDRMTYHVRSHDGGVHKPYVCSVCGKGFSRPDHLSCHVKHVHSSERPFKCQVTACTSAFATKDRLRSHMIRHEGKVTCSICGKMLSAAYITSHLKTHGQTNFNSCNKDGNDVCNSASVTPVTISAPITSAMNRVNLNNNHPVTIAAQMNISTNTVNITSPISLQHPVTITGPVNIASVNIPATAPMNIAHPVAITTQMPMNIAGPLNIAMRPVDSMPFLSQVLPSSPPW, from the exons ATGGAGCCGAGCTGGAGTACGTTTCTTTTTCAA CAGGCCAATGAAGccctccaccaccagcaccaggtGGCCCAGAATAGCCTGCTGCCACTTCTTAATGCTGGATCTGAACAAATTGATCAGAAGCCTGTCCTGCCAATCCAAATAGACCATAAACCACCCACCAGTGCTGCTGATCTCCTTAAAGACAATGTGGCCAGCGGAGGAGGTCCACGGCCACCAGTGCCTGTGATAAAGAAGGAACATAAAGGCAAAACGCCTTTCGTCTGTGGCTACTGTAACAAGGCCTTCCGCGACAGCTACCACCTGCGACGCCATGAGTCCAGCCACACTGGTATCAAGATGGTCTCACGTCCGAAGAAGACGGCCCAAACAGCCCCCACCATGGTGCCCATGATCGGTACCATGCCGCGGGAGAACAACGGCAACTCGTCCTACATCTCCACGGTAGCGGGCCTCCTCTCCACGGCAACCACCTCCGTTTCCTCAGGCACAAGCATCATGACGTCGTCTGTAATGGGCAACATGCCGCAACAGAATGTCCCCAAGAAACCCGCCAAACCTGTCAAGAAAAACCACGGCTGCGAGATGTGTGGCAAAGCCTTCCGTGACGTCTACCACCTGAATCGTCACAAGCTGTCCCATTCTGACGAGAAGCCCTTCGAGTGCCCAATCTGCCAGCAACGCTTTAAGAGGAAGGATCGGATGACCTACCATGTTCGCTCTCATGATGGGGGAGTCCACAAGCCCtatgtttgttctgtgtgtggGAAAGGCTTTTCCAG GCCAGACCACTTGAGCTGCCATGTGAAGCATGTGCATTCCTCCGAAAGACCGTTTAAATGTCAAGTAACG GCCTGTACCTCTGCTTTCGCCACCAAAGACAGACTCCGTTCCCACATGATCCGACACGAGGGCAAGGTCACCTGCAGCATCTGTGGGAAGATGCTCAGCGCAGCCTACATCACCAGTCATTTGAAGACTCACGGACAGACCAACTTTAACTCCTGTAACAAAG ATGGCAATGATGTCTGCAATTCTGCCTCTGTTACACCTGTGACCATCTCTGCGCCCATCACCTCGGCGATGAACCGGGTCAACTTAAACAACAACCACCCCGTCACCATAGCCGCGCAAATGAACATTAGCACCAACACGGTCAACATCACATCTCCAATCAGCCTCCAGCACCCAGTGACCATCACCGGGCCCGTCAACATCGCCTCTGTGAACATCCCCGCCACCGCGCCCATGAATATCGCCCACCCGGTCGCGATCACCACCCAGATGCCAATGAATATAGCCGGCCCGCTCAACATCGCCATGAGGCCAGTGGATAGCATGCCTTTTCTGTCCCAAGTCTTGCCTTCTTCCCCTCCCTGgtaa